ACAAATCCTGATTGAATTGGTCCTTCACAACATAAAGGTTGGAGTAAGAAAACATGGTATCAAAAGGAAAACTTAAATCTAatactgttttctgttaaatgaTACTGTAAAATGGAAGCAACCTCTAACAACACGACCAAACGTCTTAATACaaagtaaatgtttttgtttgcgCAAAACTATTTGAGACTTGGTTGCTGGATTCTAAACCATGATGCATTTTGCTTAAAGCTGAAAGAGTGCTGTAAGGTTACCGCTTCATATTGATCAGAATACAGTTTAACCAATACTAACGAATAATGAGTACCATTAGGAAAACAGGCTGTGACCTTTAGCAGAAGGCACAAGAACTTTTCAGTGAAGAGGAAAACAAAAAGCGAGACTGATAAATATTCTTCATGACCATCAGCATCCAAGTTTATATTTAGGAGATTCAGACGAGTCTCACGAAAGGTCAAATCCCACACCAAAATCAAAAGAAAACTTAATTAATTTGgtctttaaattgtaaattacaatacatttttacGATTATTACGATTTAATACATTATTacgattttgtgttttttaaattactgtattACGGTTTCACTACACTGCAGAAAACTGCTTTTTTGGAcatgtttccagtccaaatatctaaatattcttcaatcataaagcattttctaaacaagtaaaaatattttttagtttttagaaataataaatcagaataaatgagttttttccttaaaacaagcaaaatggggtaagaaaaatccTTGTTTGAAGTTAGATTATTCTACGTACCCCatcggcagattatttagcttgtggTAAAGGAAGAAAACGCTCTTAATTGtgacttatttctgaaaacaaaccaTTTACTTGTCTGGAAAATGTTTATTGATTGaaaattatttagatatttagactagaaacaagacaaaaactccaaaaaaaacttttatgcaGTATATTAATACGtgttaaaagcatttttattatcaatttCTTTACAACTTTATAAAACcaagtaatgtttttaaaaataattataagaaATCCAATAGAtccttttttcttttgattttagGGTTAAATATGACCTGGGCATATTTTTTGGGAGAGTTATTTGCTGTTATTGAATTATTTTCTATTTCAGCAAACTCTGTGTGGACCAATCTGCTGATTCTTCAAAATAAACTCCGTGCTCGGCTTTTCTCCAAGCCTGAGGCATGAAAACAATGGATACAGCAAAGTTTTGAGCTGTTATGCTTTTAGTTTGGTATCAGTTTTTTTAAGCGCCCTTTCATTTTGACATCATTTTATTTATCCGTGACAGACATCCAAAATGGATGAACACAAAAATCTGTAAACTCCTCTGAAAACGCAAACTAGGGAAAAGTGAACCCAACAAACATAAACAGATTACCTTTTAAGCACACCATagtcaaaacaaaaaagaaaaaacattgtaGATAATGAAAAGCAGGACAAAAAGAAAATTGACTTGCATCTATTTGACTAGGACCTTATAATCAGGAAGGCCTACAAATAAAGACTCTAGATCCTGCACTCTGGAAGATCAAGCAGAATCCACTTTAAATTCTCATAATAGAAAGATTACTTCCATTGCAAAGTGCCTCTTAGTGCTGATTActagggaaaaaaagaaaaagggttGAATGGGATTGTCCCAGCTGTACCCATTTAGCTGTGCTGTGCCGTTTGTCCCTCATTTATCTCCGCTCTGATGTTACCGTAAATTGAAAATGTTATTAAGCATAGTCTAGAATGGAAGAAGTGGAGTTAGAAGAGGGAGTCCAGTGATTTGAACCTGAAGCTGGGAAGAGAAAGGCTGTACTGCGGATGAGGAAACATGTACACCTTCAAGACATTCGCATTTCAGCAGTCCAGTGGGTATTTTAATCTCAGCTGAGTGTTTCAGTAAAGTGCACCCCAGGTTTGTACCAAAGAAAATACTGTATGTGAAACACACTCAAGTAAACTAAAGAACAAAGCTAAACATGAAGATCGAAATGAAACATTGTGAACTGTCGTTCTGCAGCAGATGACTGTGGCTTGATTCCACACAGTGGCTTTGTGTTGGAACTGTGGTtaagcaaacacacatacacatttgccATCCTTTTTAAGTGCTAGAAGCAAATCAGTCAGCGGTTATTCCTTTCTCTCGCAGCTCTTCTGTCACCCGCACAAGGTATGTGGGATCTGGATAACCAAAGctgaaaaataaacaacataacaTTACAATAAAAGACGCAGCTAAAAAGCTAAACTTATATTCAAAaggaattaaagggatagttcacccaaacacaAAACTTCTGATAATAATTATAGTACATACACTTTAAACAACTatagtgtcaaactcagttcgtGGAAGGCCGCAAACCTGCACAGCTTAGTTTAACTCTGctctaacacacttacctgtaggtttcaaacaagcctgaaggacctaattagtttgatcaggtgtgtttaattagagttgaaaccaaactgcagagctgtggccctccaggaaaccgagtttgacacctgtgaccaaAGGCATGTGTGAAgcaaaaataattacttttttcaacagtttcttctcctcggTGTTAATATAGGGTGCACTTTCATGAGAGCACCATGCTCTTCATTTGTGTCACACTTGATCTTTCGTTTTCAAACAGAGGACTTTACGTGCAGGTATACATCAGTGCACAGTGCTCATGAacgtgcgcaatatactgacactgaggagacgAAATTGTtgaataaagtatttattttttgtgctcataaaagtattattgtaGTTTGTTGATAGTCTGATTAAACCACTGAAGGCatgtacagtgcttagcataacggagtacacctcattttgaaaatgaatatttttatccatttctcagtaaatataggcaatgtattttggtgcatttgaacaaaacagatttataaaacagatatttattaaaataatattttagtccccAAACAGATTTTGAAATTGAAAGATATTACAGTAagcaaattattgcaaaaaaaattaaaacctagaaaataacaaaaaaaaaaactgcacttgattttttctatttttaaattttgtatatttttctagAACATATAAATtttggtgtactagtttttggagaattatcttaagttttttttttaaaataagctccaaatttggcttcagtactgactaatctaatgtatatgcacaaatataatattgtagagcttcctattaaaaatatgaattcaaaagACTGATTTGTGAGGGATTTTACTCATATTTGCAGAGCACTGTCTGTTTTGAGGAATgttcttttttgttattttcctCATTTTGAAAGTTCATCCACAACTGAAGATTCTGTTATTTACTGGTCACAAACCTGCTTGACTTTCTTCCTTCGaaagaagctattttgaaaaatgttggagaccgccaactattgactttcatagtatttgtttttcgcactattaaagtcaatggttaaaagTTAAATActattcaaaatatataattgtgttaaacaataaaaataaaaacactataaaaagtatattttcCTTTTGGGAATTATCCCTTAAAATCTATAGCacaaaatagttattttattacataaacaATTAATGTATTTAACTAATAGACTTCATAATAGtacaaaaaagtacaaattcAAGAGATGCCTGTGGTTACACATATTGCTCAGACATAATTTAGCAAACATGTTTTAAAAGACATACCATCGTGGTCCACCCCATATAGAGGTCTTGTGGTGGATATCATTCCAAGTAATAACATTATGCATGCCGGTGGTCATGGAGGTGCCTATGGTGAAGATGAGCCGCTGCTCAAATGCCCGCCGCAGCATGCGGAGCACGCGGTTTCCCTCAGGGTTGTCTGGCAGGTACGCCACCCGGTCTGTGCCTGGATACCTCACTCCAGGGTTTGGATGCTCTTGCTGAAagaatttcaaaacataatagtgtgTGTGATTACATACTCTGTGTGGAATTTTTATGTGCTATATAATGCGCTTATCAGAATGCAAAGCATGCAGCAGTTGTAATCCGCCTGTGAGCAGCACTCACCGCCTGCAAACCAGGAGGGAAGCTGTAAATAATGCATATGCAGCCATAACCTTCATGGCCAGGCAGCTCCAAGTCTGGGTCTCTTTCAACCATCATGCTCCCATTGGCTGGCTGGTTACCGATGAGCTGACCGTATACTAGTCTGCACACAGGACAGGCTTTCTTTACTTGAAATGCCTGTTCTAGGCAGGACCTGCAGAATGCATGGCCGCATTTGTCCAGAGTTGTCTTTTCCACCATTTCACCCATGCAGATGGAGCAAACGGTGCTCTCTTCTTCATGACAAACAACTAATTCAGACACTGTCCTCGCAGAAGCCTCCTGCTGCATGGGTAAAACTACACACGTGTCCATATCTGCGCTTTTCCTGTATTTCTGCTGTTGCCTCTGCGAGCGCCGTGGTTGAGGTGGAGGTGGAGGCAACAGGCTCCTTTCTCCATCAGGTTCCATTGCAGCCACACAGGGTAACAACGAACGTTTCCTTTTAGGAGCTGCCTCCTGTTTGGTCATCTCCTTTCGGGCACAGCGGCATAAGTCTATGAATGCTTTCCGTGTAACAGGAGAAACGAGACTCTCCATCATACCAGTTCTAGCCCGGCTGCTGCCTTCCACCGGGGAGAGACGCACGGCACAGCAGCCGCCACGCTCTCCACGCCGGATAATATCAGCGCTCAGTCCCTGCTTGTCCTCGAAGTCAACCAACCAGGGCCGTCCAGCAGCTGCAAGGTAATCCCACACCGCCTGCGACACCAGCACCTCGTCACTGCCCTGCCCCGCACGCACGCTCATCTCATCAGAGGAAACTGGGAGAAAAAGAGATCGGTTTGCAAGGCTTCTTTAAATGGCGAACATGAACagattttgtcattattaagtGCTTATTGTGCTCAGTTTTTGTAGTATAAAttgaaaacttaagtattttggCCATTCATTTATATTACAAATGTTCAAGATTCTGAAAACAATGGTGTGATTACTTCTGTGCACCAAAAACACAATGTTGCGAAAACATCAGGTGAGTGTGTATTATGTTTTCAGGTTATCGGAATGTTTATGTAAAATACATTATGGTATCATTTTGCACTTTGAAAAGCTTTTTTAAGCCCCTAAAATGCCATTGGTATGTAAATGAACAGCTCAAACAAAAAgatgttttacttttaaaagatttatttctTTATCTTTTTATTAATGGCTCAAAATAACAAATGTGCAAACACTGCTTTCTAAActtttctgaagttaaaacattgttttactttaaatatCACAGCGTAATATTTTAAATCCAGACAAACTGGGAATTACAAAGTGTCCTTTTAATTTTCCATAGCTGTattaactataaaataataacataccAGTttgcacacacatttttaaatgagAAAAGTGAGTTTAGGTCAGGGGTTCCCACACTTTTCAGCTCGCAAtcgcaacccccaaaataacaattccagtgacttTTGACTCCCACTATCCTCGTAGGTGGTTATAAACAAGcactgcacacacaccaataggaactatataaacaagCTAATTAACAACACAAGAAAAGTGCAACAGTTTAATaactatatatacattttatagtcattatatttgtttaatttaatattacgtTCAGTAATGAAGTTTGCACTGCATGCTCCAGGTTTTTAACCTTTTTTGGTCCGTTAATCTTGTCAATAATTTTATTATTCAGGTCATGATTTGCACTcattaaaaaattactttatatggcttttattttacattcttaggTGGTACAATACACAAACGTTTTGGCACAATGTCTTCCTCAGTGTGCGAAGGCATTTTGCCGGAACATCTGTGTTTTGTATCACctaagaatataaaataaaagctatataaaagtaattatttaatttaatattaacgtTACTTAATGAGAATAGTGTGAACAATGTTTGcagcacaagactattcttggtATAATTTTGGAGACTGCCACTTGGAAATAATCCTCTgtgttcagttgtggcctttatttttaatgtacgtg
The nucleotide sequence above comes from Danio rerio strain Tuebingen ecotype United States chromosome 23, GRCz12tu, whole genome shotgun sequence. Encoded proteins:
- the dtx3 gene encoding probable E3 ubiquitin-protein ligase DTX3 isoform X1, producing MGSQVSSDEMSVRAGQGSDEVLVSQAVWDYLAAAGRPWLVDFEDKQGLSADIIRRGERGGCCAVRLSPVEGSSRARTGMMESLVSPVTRKAFIDLCRCARKEMTKQEAAPKRKRSLLPCVAAMEPDGERSLLPPPPPQPRRSQRQQQKYRKSADMDTCVVLPMQQEASARTVSELVVCHEEESTVCSICMGEMVEKTTLDKCGHAFCRSCLEQAFQVKKACPVCRLVYGQLIGNQPANGSMMVERDPDLELPGHEGYGCICIIYSFPPGLQAQEHPNPGVRYPGTDRVAYLPDNPEGNRVLRMLRRAFEQRLIFTIGTSMTTGMHNVITWNDIHHKTSIWGGPRCFGYPDPTYLVRVTEELREKGITAD
- the dtx3 gene encoding probable E3 ubiquitin-protein ligase DTX3 isoform X2, with amino-acid sequence MSVRAGQGSDEVLVSQAVWDYLAAAGRPWLVDFEDKQGLSADIIRRGERGGCCAVRLSPVEGSSRARTGMMESLVSPVTRKAFIDLCRCARKEMTKQEAAPKRKRSLLPCVAAMEPDGERSLLPPPPPQPRRSQRQQQKYRKSADMDTCVVLPMQQEASARTVSELVVCHEEESTVCSICMGEMVEKTTLDKCGHAFCRSCLEQAFQVKKACPVCRLVYGQLIGNQPANGSMMVERDPDLELPGHEGYGCICIIYSFPPGLQAQEHPNPGVRYPGTDRVAYLPDNPEGNRVLRMLRRAFEQRLIFTIGTSMTTGMHNVITWNDIHHKTSIWGGPRCFGYPDPTYLVRVTEELREKGITAD
- the dtx3 gene encoding probable E3 ubiquitin-protein ligase DTX3, producing the protein MQRSSVDFFIEWKQAFSSCISSDEMSVRAGQGSDEVLVSQAVWDYLAAAGRPWLVDFEDKQGLSADIIRRGERGGCCAVRLSPVEGSSRARTGMMESLVSPVTRKAFIDLCRCARKEMTKQEAAPKRKRSLLPCVAAMEPDGERSLLPPPPPQPRRSQRQQQKYRKSADMDTCVVLPMQQEASARTVSELVVCHEEESTVCSICMGEMVEKTTLDKCGHAFCRSCLEQAFQVKKACPVCRLVYGQLIGNQPANGSMMVERDPDLELPGHEGYGCICIIYSFPPGLQAQEHPNPGVRYPGTDRVAYLPDNPEGNRVLRMLRRAFEQRLIFTIGTSMTTGMHNVITWNDIHHKTSIWGGPRCFGYPDPTYLVRVTEELREKGITAD